From the genome of Candidozyma auris chromosome 2, complete sequence, one region includes:
- the PRO3 gene encoding pyrroline-5-carboxylate reductase: MAINDGYSLVVLGAGVMGTAVTAAVTESNMKPFPKRVILCSKSANSHERLKKQFQKDYVEVVTDVDRKKAAIKEADVVLLGCKPFHFESVHEEVRDSLAHNPLVISLLAGVTIDNLSIFSDKIARVMTNTPAQFGAGMATVALSESASEYRQFVVDFASCVGAAQEIPEKNMDAATALVGSGPAMCLLMMEALYDGGVRMGLTHDVARTAAAKVMEGTAKMALETGEHPAVLKSKVCTPGGTTIGGLLKLEDAGVRGAIARAVEEAAIISASFAKK; this comes from the coding sequence ATGGCAATTAATGATGGGTACTCCTTGGTGGTGCTAGGCGCTGGTGTCATGGGCACTGCAGTGACTGCTGCTGTGACAGAGTCAAATATGAAACCGTTCCCTAAGAGAGTGATCTTGTGCTCGAAGCTGGCCAACTCGCACGagaggttgaagaagcagtttCAGAAGGACTACGTGGAGGTGGTGACTGATGTTGACAGAAAGAAGGCTGCCATCAAAGAGGCTGACGTGGTTCTCTTGGGCTGTAAACCCTTCCACTTTGAGTCTGTGCATGAAGAAGTGAGGGATAGTCTTGCTCACAACCCATTGGTGATCTCTCTTTTAGCTGGCGTCACCATTGACAACTTGAGCATCTTTTCTGACAAAATTGCCCGAGTCATGACCAACACGCCTGCTCAATTCGGCGCTGGGATGGCCACCGTAGCTCTATCTGAGCTGGCTAGCGAGTACAGACAGTTCGTTGTGGACTTTGCTAGCTGTGTGGGTGCTGCCCAAGAAATTCCAGAGAAGAACATGGACGCTGCCACAGCTCTCGTCGGCTCGGGTCCGGCAATGTGCTTGCTCATGATGGAGGCCTTGTATGATGGAGGTGTAAGAATGGGCCTCACCCACGATGTTGCCAGAACCGCGGCTGCCAAGGTGATGGAAGGAACTGCCAAAATGGCTCTTGAAACCGGTGAGCACCCTGCTGTATTGAAAAGTAAGGTCTGTACTCCTGGAGGCACCACCATTGGTGGGTTGTTGAAGTTAGAAGATGCTGGAGTGAGAGGTGCCATTGCCAGAGCCGTGGAAGAGGCTGCTATCATCTCGGCctcttttgcaaaaaagtaG
- a CDS encoding 3'-5'-exodeoxyribonuclease, translating to MAARTWKPRYFDIGVNFSDSMFHGCYNGSLNAKHPPDVEKVIDRARRFNVNKMLITASSISESKDHLPLVQKHKGDFGSTVGVHPCTVAQEFYGSVESAELLSDTEDKLRQLAEIAKEGVEKGLIKAFGEIGLDYDRLHYSTVEQQKTMFTRQLEVVASLKHLELPLFLHMRSACDDFVDIIKPFIERKDVGPGVVHSFTGTEEELKKLLDLGFYIGVNGCSLKTEENLAVAKKIPASKLLIETDAPWCEIRKSHASYKYLKPYPSLFYPEVPIKILDDSSKSPTPSGKKQPQAKLDDFLPFPSIKKENYYKHTEAAQKRLENIGEAPSTEIGEFAYPLMKSRNEPVFVGHVACIMASLYGLETEEDIKKFIDQVYESSCKLFKL from the coding sequence ATGGCCGCTAGAACTTGGAAGCCTCGCTACTTCGATATCGGAGTCAACTTCTCTGACTCCATGTTTCATGGTTGCTATAACGGCTCACTTAATGCTAAGCACCCGCCTGATGTGGAAAAGGTAATCGACCGTGCGAGGAGATTCAATGTCAATAAGATGCTTATCACGGCCTCGTCAATTAGCGAGAGCAAAGATCACTTACCGCTTGTACAGAAACACaaaggtgattttgggTCTACAGTGGGCGTACATCCATGTACGGTGGCCCAAGAGTTTTACGGTTCAGTGGAAAGCGCTGAGCTCCTATCAGATACTGAAGACAAGCTTAGACAGCTTGCGGAAATTGCTAAGGAAGGTGTGGAAAAGGGACTTATAAAGGCTTTTGGAGAGATTGGTTTGGACTATGACCGCCTTCATTATTCCACGGtggagcagcagaagaCAATGTTTACAAGACAGCTTGAAGTGGTCGCTTCCCTCAAACATCTCGAGCTTCCTTTGTTTCTACATATGAGGAGCGCTTGTGATGACTTTgttgacatcatcaagccTTTTATAGAGAGAAAAGATGTTGGCCCTGGCGTCGTCCACTCTTTTACTGGTACTGAAGAGGAGCTTAAGAAGttgcttgatcttggttTTTATATTGGTGTGAACGGATGTTCCTTGAAGACTGAAGAGAACCTAGCCGTTGCGAAGAAGATTCCAGCGAGCAAGCTTCTCATCGAAACGGATGCTCCATGGTGTGAGATTAGAAAAAGCCATGCATCTTACAAATACTTGAAACCTTACCCTAGCTTATTTTACCCTGAAGTCCCTATCAAAATCCTCGATGACCTGCTGAAGTCACCAACTCCGTCAGGAAAGAAGCAACCACAGGCAAAACTTGATGACTTTTTGCCATTTCCTTCTATCAAAAAGGAAAACTATTACAAGCATACCGAGGCGGCTCAGAAACGTCTCGAAAACATCGGAGAGGCGCCCTCTACTGAAATTGGTGAGTTTGCGTACCCTTTGATGAAATCCAGAAATGAACCCGTTTTTGTGGGGCATGTTGCTTGCATTATGGCCTCCTTGTACGGGCTTGaaactgaagaagacataAAGAAGTTCATCGACCAGGTATACGAGAGCTCATGCAAGTTATTTAAGCTATAA
- the ATP2 gene encoding F1F0 ATP synthase subunit beta — MVLPRMFNTASRSAFTAVKRNFMFNRSLATATAGSGKVRAVIGAVVDVHFEDGNLPAIFNALKLKNGDQDLVLEVAQHLGENTVRTIAMDGTDGLVRGEAVTDTGAPISVPVGRETLGRIINVIGEPIDERGPIKSKKRNPIHTEPPAFVEQSTSAEILETGIKVVDLLAPYARGGKIGLFGGAGVGKTVFIQELINNIAKAHGGFSVFTGVGERTREGNDLYREMQETGVINFEGDSKVALVFGQMNEPPGARARVALTGLTIAEYFRDEEGQDVLLFVDNIFRFTQAGSEVSALLGRIPSAVGYQPTLATDMGTLQERITTTKKGSVTSVQAVYVPADDLTDPAPATTFAHLDATTVLSRGISELGIYPAVDPLDSKSRLLDASVVGKEHYDVATGVQQTLQAYKSLQDIIAILGMDELSEADKLTVERARKIQRFLSQPFAVAEVFTGIQGKLVRLEETVRSFKEVLDGKYDHLPENAFYMVGGIEDAVAKAEKMAAEAK; from the exons ATGGTTCTTCCAAGAATGTTCAACACTGCCTCGCGCAGCGCTTTCACCGCTGTCAAGAGAAACTTCATGTTCAATAGATCCTTGGCCACCGCCACCGCTGGCTCTGGTAAGGTTAG AGCCGTCATTGGTGCCGTCGTTGACGTCCACTTCGAGGATGGTAACTTGCCTGCCATTTTCAACgctttgaagttgaagaacgGTGACCAGGACTTGGTCTTGGAAGTCGCCCAGCACTTGGGTGAGAACACCGTCAGAACCATTGCTATGGACGGTACTGATGGTTTGGTCAGAGGTGAAGCTGTCACTGACACTGGTGCTCCTATCTCTGTCCCTGTTGGTCGTGAGACGTTGGGTCGTATCATCAACGTTATTGGTGAGCCAATTGACGAGAGAGGACcaatcaagtccaagaagagaaacccTATCCACACCGAGCCTCCAGCTTTCGTCGAGCAATCCACTTCCGCTGAGATTTTGGAAACTGGTATCAAGGTTGTCGACTTGTTGGCCCCTTACGCCAGAGGTGGTAAGATTGGTTTGTTCGGTGGTGCCGGTGTCGGTAAGACCGTGTTTATCCAGGAGTTGATTAACAACATTGCCAAGGCCCACGGTGGTTTCTCCGTTTTCACTGGTGTTGGTGAGAGAACCAGAGAGGGTAACGATTTGTACCGTGAAATGCAGGAAACCGGTGTCATCAACTTCGAAGGTGACTCCAAGGTCGCCTTGGTGTTCGGTCAGATGAACGAGCCACCaggagccagagccagagtTGCTTTGACTGGTTTGACCATTGCTGAATACTTCAGAGACGAAGAAGGTCAGGATGTGTTGTTGTTCGTCGACAACATTTTCAGATTCACTCAGGCTGGTTCCGAGGTGTCCGCCTTGTTGGGTCGTATTCCATCCGCTGTCGGTTACCAGCCAACTTTGGCCACCGATATGGGTACCTTGCAGGAGAGAATTACCACCACCAAGAAGGGTTCCGTCACCTCTGTCCAGGCCGTGTACGTCCCAGCCGATGACTTGACCGATCCTGCCCCAGCCACCACTTTTGCCCACTTGGATGCCACCACTGTGTTGTCCAGAGGTATCTCTGAGTTGGGTATCTACCCTGCTGTCGACCCATTGGACTCCAAGTCTAGATTGTTGGATGCCTCTGTTGTCGGTAAGGAGCACTACGATGTTGCTACCGGTGTCCAGCAGACCTTGCAGGCTTACAAGTCTTTGCAGGATATCATTGCCATTTTGGGTATGGATGAATTGTCCGAAGCTGACAAGTTGACTGTCGAGAGAGCCAGAAAGATCCAGAGATTCTTGTCCCAGCCATTCGCTGTCGCTGAGGTTTTCACTGGTATCCAGGGTAAGTTGGTCAGGTTGGAAGAGACTGTCAGATCCTTCAAGGAAGTCTTGGACGGTAAGTACGACCACTTGCCAGAAAACGCTTTCTACATGGTTGGTGGCATCGAGGACGCTGTTGCCAAGGCAGAAAAGATGGCTGCTGAGGCCAAATAA
- a CDS encoding histone demethylase: MAFDKSLLKPCPVLTPDEGQFQDPIQYLSSPEVKALGEKYGLLKIVPPQGWRPPFSLSPNFTFHTRIQKLSDLGITTRSRKFFTDNINRFYKMSRRPEVKQWFRAGDKKVYYYDLYLAMRNRFGDSPDIDNISGYELAKLNLAFGVSSQSRLLLDEWAHKIKFYAAYLSNNSDSYDFPESDPEDEGGACLICRKNHSPTSTLLCDHCNNPYHMRCLQPPLEEIPEGAWYCNRCLVGNGAYGFEERPEIRYSIWDFVEQCKQFESEFISQYSKDGKPLTLDDIERIFWSLVETENSDIKVKYGADIHNLKPGEISGFPTTDVPRSPYDPQADSSRYINHPWNLTKLPFAKGSLLNYINSSISGMTVPWIYVGSLLSTFCWHVEDHYTLSANYCHFGNVKKWYGFPSSHADAFEQIMRKSAPDLFQRQPDLLHQLVTLISPSELAEKGIPCVYADQGPNEFVVTFPRVYHAGFNSGFNFNEAVNFTMDSWIELGQKSIQDYRSIKKENVFDHCQLVENILHKFIKGDPEVTKDRIKLVESSIRYYEKILSRNMKIVEDLDRERFDYASPQQNTQYATPRTPGQEKKSSRIANVDDDDDVLCDVCRTYVSFQYCNINNQAHRFGKWYGGRRKKDSTGMDVKNLLTPESSPNKPALVEGVEKADFVASTYAAGKLGELQERATTNDEFDELIRNAKRKAREEEQAASNGNKRRRHSSRIQQKSQSPESYKEPSETPEPQSETSTSIESKSNMSQMKKVQHNSLFRQLNRLDNVKLCLECCVQVCGEHGKKAPRGSFVIFEKSFEDMEKTLVAAKQRYYQVKVEDNNVANVNAVESTVKTEVV; this comes from the coding sequence ATGGCCTTCGATAAATCCCTTCTAAAACCTTGCCCCGTGCTTACTCCTGATGAAGGACAATTTCAGGATCCTATTCAGTATTTGTCAAGTCCAGAAGTGAAAGCTCTCGGCGAAAAATATGGCTTACTTAAAATTGTGCCTCCTCAGGGCTGGAGACCTCCGTTTTCCCTATCGCCAAATTTCACCTTCCATACACGTATCCAAAAGCTTAGCGATTTGGGAATCACCACTAGAAGTAGGAAATTTTTCACCGATAACATAAACAGGTTCTATAAGATGTCAAGGCGCCCGGAGGTGAAGCAGTGGTTCAGAGCGGGCGATAAGAAAGTTTACTACTACGATCTTTACTTGGCCATGCGGAATCGATTTGGCGATAGTCCTGATATCGATAATATTTCTGGCTACGAACTTGCAAAGCTAAACCTTGCCTTTGGTGTTTCGTCGCAATCAAGGCTTCTACTTGATGAATGGGCTCATAAGATCAAATTCTACGCAGCATACCTCTCGAACAATCTGGACAGCTATGATTTCCCCGAAAGTGATCCAGAAGACGAGGGCGGCGCATGTTTGATTTGTCGTAAGAACCATTCTCCCACACTGACGTTGTTGTGTGATCATTGCAACAACCCGTATCATATGAGATGTCTCCAGCCTCCCTTAGAAGAAATCCCAGAAGGCGCGTGGTATTGTAACAGGTGCCTTGTCGGCAACGGAGCCTAtggctttgaagaaaggcCCGAAATCAGATACAGCATTTGGGATTTCGTTGAGCAGTGTAAGCAGTTCGAAAGCGAATTCATTTCCCAATATCTGAAAGATGGCAAGCCGTTGACTCTAGATGACATCGAGCGTATTTTCTGGAGTTTGGTGGAGACGGAAAACTCCGACATCAAAGTGAAGTATGGAGCTGATATTCACAACCTCAAGCCTGGCGAAATAAGTGGCTTTCCCACAACAGATGTACCACGGTCTCCTTATGACCCTCAAGCAGATTCCTCAAGATATATAAATCATCCATGGAATCTCACTAAGCTACCTTTTGCCAAGGGCTCGTTGCTCAACTACATCAACTCCAGTATCTCAGGAATGACAGTCCCTTGGATATATGTtggttctcttctttcaaccTTTTGCTGGCATGTTGAGGATCACTACACGCTCTCAGCTAATTACTGTCATTTTGGAAATGTAAAGAAATGGTATGGATTTCCTAGCAGTCATGCAGATGCTTTTGAGCAAATCATGAGGAAATCTGCACCtgatctttttcaaagacAACCAGATTTGCTCCACCAATTAGTTACCTTGATCTCTCCAAGCGAACTAGCGGAAAAAGGCATACCCTGTGTTTACGCTGATCAGGGCCCGAATGAATTTGTTGTGACATTTCCCAGAGTATATCATGCTGGTTTCAATAGTGgtttcaatttcaatgaGGCCGTAAACTTTACAATGGATTCTTGGATTGAATTGGGTCAGAAATCTATTCAGGACTACAGGTCgatcaagaaagagaacgTGTTTGATCATTGTCAATTGGTAGAGAACATCTTGcacaagttcatcaagggTGATCCAGAAGTCACAAAGGATCGTATCAAGCTCGTAGAGCTGAGCATTCGATACTACGAGAAGATTCTTCTGAGAAACATGAAAATCGTTGAGGATCTCGACAGGGAAAGGTTCGACTACGCTTCACCTCAACAAAATACCCAGTATGCCACTCCGCGCACACCTGGTcaggaaaagaagtctAGTCGAATAGCAAACgttgatgacgacgacgatgtTTTGTGTGATGTTTGTCGCACGTACGTCTCTTTCCAATACTGCAATATCAACAATCAAGCACATCGCTTTGGGAAGTGGTATGGCGGtagaagaaagaaggatAGTACTGGCATGGATGTCAAAAATCTACTCACACCAGAGTCGTCTCCCAACAAGCCTGCTCTCGTGGAAGGTGTAGAGAAAGCCGACTTTGTTGCCTCCACATACGCCGCAGGCAAGCTTGGAGAATTACAAGAAAGGGCCACGACAAACGATGAGTTCGATGAGCTAATCAGAAATGCAAAGAGGAAGGctagagaagaagagcaggCTGCGTCAAACGgaaacaagagaagaaggcattCATCAAGAATCCAACAGAAGAGTCAACTGCCTGAGCTGTACAAAGAGCCAAGCGAAACACCAGAGCCACAAAGCGAAAcgtcaacatcaattgaGAGTAAATCAAATATGAGCcaaatgaaaaaagtgcaGCACAACTCGCTTTTTCGCCAACTCAATCGCCTTGATAATGTCAAGCTCTGTCTCGAGTGTTGCGTGCAAGTTTGTGGAGAGCATGGGAAGAAAGCACCTCGAGGCTCGTTTGTAATATTCGAGAAATCCTTTGAAGATATGGAGAAGACGTTGGTGGCGGCGAAGCAGAGATATTATCAAGTGAAAGTTGAGGATAATAACGTCGCCAATGTCAATGCAGTGGAGTCAACAGTCAAGACAGAAGTGGTATAA
- the PTC2 gene encoding type 2C protein phosphatase, with translation MGQILSQPETEKHSEKDSDKYLAYGLSCMQGWRINMEDAHATIMNLKKKDGNESEGDADHTAFFGVYDGHGGEKAAIFTGLRLHELVASTEAFAQKDYVNALKDGFLSCDQAILQDYETRNDESGCAATAAIVTPYHIYCANAGDSRTVMSQNGYAKALSYDHKPFNEGEKARICAAGGYVDVGRVNGNLALSRGIGDFMFKKNDDLPAEEQIVTCYPDVIHHAIDFAKDEFVILACDGIWDCLSSQNCVECVRRGIYERKSLTQICEEIMELCCAPTSDGSGIGCDNMSILIVALLDHAKNETLEQWYDRVIDKIKKQEEHVKAHPDSAEAATYEYGPISPPYNDLYKEIFGDFYEIGQQANNDTRGGGAGRDSMFGHSMFGNMGMRNGGKGGDDDDLDSNEDDENAGPAGPSSSDGLNNGAISLQKLLSSNVITNENGVIYLDTSSAQSLLASFGMPTGEQSDENGSEEDDSVHEKHIEEVDESESESSNKTNE, from the coding sequence ATGGGCCAGATTCTTTCCCAGCCAGAAACCGAAAAACACTCGGAAAAGGACAGCGACAAGTACCTTGCCTATGGCTTGAGTTGCATGCAAGGGTGGAGGATAAACATGGAAGACGCCCATGCCACCATtatgaatttgaagaagaaagacgGAAACGAAAGTGAAGGGGACGCAGACCACACGGCGTTCTTCGGTGTGTACGACGGCCACGGGGGCGAAAAAGCCGCTATCTTCACCGGGTTGCGTTTGCACGAGTTGGTTGCCCTGACAGAGGCGTTTGCTCAGAAAGACTACGTCAACGCTTTGAAAGACGGGTTTTTGCTGTGTGACCAGGCGATTTTGCAAGATTACGAGACCCGCAACGACGAGTCTGGGTGTGCGGCCACGGCGGCCATTGTGACTCCGTACCACATTTACTGTGCCAACGCTGGTGACTCGAGGACGGTGATGTCGCAGAATGGGTACGCCAAGGCGCTTTCGTACGACCACAAGCCGTTCAACGAGGGCGAAAAGGCCAGAATCTGTGCTGCGGGCGGTTACGTGGACGTGGGGCGTGTTAATGgcaacttggccttgtctCGAGGCATTGGCGACTTTatgttcaaaaagaacgaTGATTTGCCCGCCGAGGAGCAGATCGTGACATGTTACCCGGACGTGATCCACCACGCAATTGATTTTGCCAAAGACGAGTTTGTCATCTTGGCGTGTGATGGTATTTGGGACTGCCTAAGCTCGCAGAACTGTGTGGAGTGTGTTAGAAGAGGCATCTACGAGAGGAAATCGCTCACGCAGATATGTGAGGAGATCATGGAGCTCTGTTGTGCTCCTACCTCTGACGGTCTGGGTATTGGGTGCGACAATATGTCTATTTTGATTGTGGCCTTGTTGGACCACGCCAAAAACGAAACGTTGGAGCAGTGGTACGACAGGGTGATTGATaagatcaagaagcaggagGAACACGTCAAGGCCCACCCGGACCTGGCGGAGGCCGCCACCTACGAGTACGGCCCCATTTCTCCTCCTTACAAtgacttgtacaaggagATCTTTGGAGACTTCTACGAAATCGGGCAGCAAGCCAACAACGACACCCGTGGCGGCGGTGCCGGTCGTGACTCCATGTTTGGCCACTCCATGTTCGGGAACATGGGTATGCGCAACGGCGGCAAGGGCGGTGACGACGACGATCTCGACAGTAACGAGGATGACGAGAACGCTGGCCCTGCCGGTCCTTCTTCCAGCGATGGCCTCAACAACGGCGCAATCTCTTTACAGAAATTGTTATCGAGTAATGTGATCACCAATGAGAATGGCGTCATCTACTTGGACACCTCAAGCGCCCAGTCGTTGTTGGCGTCCTTTGGCATGCCTACAGGTGAACAGCTGGACGAAAATGGATCTGAAGAGGATGACAGCGTGCACGAAAAACACATTGAGGAGGTGGACGAAAGCGAGTCTGAGTCGCTGAACAAGACTAACGAGTAG
- the SAS3 gene encoding histone acetyltransferase — protein MTSTSRKLLDQLKITNNKIYENLPTEKRRSTANDTLSRRRSQYALPKISLRQKKVSNDSKPRKQGRPRLYSATVIENTQNTFVVRIKYNVRNRTAQRLLRTGSKTADMTKTSNVVDLTSETRHTRSSLLRYNSGRTSSQDLVPLRPSKPERRQKSTPKASATPEIPDIEAVSFKPRKDPVSAEQRPFELPYKGVLPFPDCIINETDPTPDDKALFDKLLHEANEERKKAEQEIFQDNETNDSSKSVGLLKSQISKIQFRDYVIDTWYSSPYPEEYSRSKILYICEHCLKYMRSPISYERHQLKNCNLSNSHPPGVEIYRDQESHVAVWEVDGRKNIEYCQNLCLLAKLFLNSKTLYYDVEPFTFYVLTEVDEHDPSLYHFVGYFSKEKLNNSDYNVSCILTLPIYQRKGYGNFLIDFSYLLSRNEFKFGTPEKPLSDLGLLSYRNYWKSAVARTLKFLYEKYLERGEEIVLSLEVLSKLTGMIPSDIVVGLEQLEALIKNPETGEFAIAINLPKINEVVAKFESKKYVTLKPELILWKPMIFGPSGGINSAPLSMTHNVPAIEQSLSTSGQPIVPVNNSISMISEFLKDDINNPFSYEEEAQKEIEHFSNNQLKEAGSLPEIDINSYVVCHPDIIKGIPMKRTSASEADQGVKEADEMEIFGDEAPSEDDVSRDPEFDTGSEVALEDVDDDEGDDIEADDDADEEEAPIDESDNDSEESVEQPITPRINGSHRVRPTRSRSRNNVIENDASASESEQTDNSKSLQRELRSGKVNAIGAKPRVRSSWKAVLDNQTPRQRSARFLRNGTKIPMSPEQTRRLRSAIQNGMSRIASADTISPLRRSSRRK, from the coding sequence ATGACGTCAACCCTGCGAAAATtgcttgatcaactcaaaatcaccaacaacaaaatctaCGAGAATTTGCCCACTGAGAAACGCCGCTCCACCGCCAATGACACGCTTTCGAGACGAAGATCGCAGTATGCTTTACCGAAAATCAGCCTAcgacaaaaaaaggttCTGAACGACTCAAAACCTCGCAAACAGGGCCGTCCCAGACTATATCTGGCTACTGTGATTGAAAATACTCAGAATACGTTTGTGGTTCGAATCAAGTATAACGTCAGAAATAGGACGGCTCAGAGGCTTCTTAGGACTGGCTCCAAGACGGCTGACATGACCAAGACATCtaatgttgttgatttgaCCTCCGAGACAAGACATACTCGCTCATCTCTTCTACGATATAACCTGGGCAGAACTTCGAGCCAAGATTTAGTACCACTTCGACCTTCAAAACCAGAGCGCAGACAGAAATCTACTCCAAAAGCAAGTGCAACGCCTGAGATTCCCGATATCGAGGCTGTCTCTTTCAAGCCGCGAAAGGACCCTGTCTCTGCAGAGCAGAGACCCTTTGAGTTGCCTTACAAAGGCGTCTTACCTTTCCCTGATTGCATCATTAACGAAACTGATCCTACTCCTGATGACAAAGCTCTCTTTGACAAGCTATTGCATGAGGCTAATGAAGAACGGAAGAAAGCCGAGCAAGAGATCTTTCAGGACAACGAAACTAATGACTCGAGTAAAAGCGTAGGTCTTCTTAAATCACAGATCCTGAAGATACAATTCCGAGATTATGTCATTGATACCTGGTACTCGTCTCCCTACCCGGAAGAATACTCACGTCTGAAGATCTTGTACATTTGTGAGCATTGCTTGAAGTATATGCGCTCCCCCATATCCTATGAAAGACACCAACTCAAAAATTGCAACTTATCTAATTCGCATCCACCCGGTGTGGAAATCTATAGAGATCAGGAAAGTCATGTGGCAGTTTGGGAAGTGGACGGACGAAAAAATATCGAGTATTGCCAGAACTTATGCCTCCTTGCAAAactttttctcaattccAAAACACTTTACTACGACGTGGAACCCTTCACCTTCTACGTGTTGACAGAAGTTGATGAGCACGATCCATCTTTGTACCATTTTGTCGGCTACTTttccaaggagaagctcaacaatTCCGATTACAATGTTAGTTGTATCCTCACTTTGCCAATTTACCAGAGAAAAGGTTACGGTAACTTTTTGATAGACTTCAGTTACCTACTATCGCGAAACGAATTCAAATTTGGTACTCCAGAGAAACCTTTGAGTGACCTTGGTCTTCTTAGTTATCGAAACTACTGGAAAAGTGCTGTTGCTCGCACACTTAAATTCCTTTATGAAAAATATCTAGAGAGGGGAGAAGAGATTGTCCTCTCTTTAGAGGTCTTATCAAAGCTCACAGGAATGATACCATCTGATATAGTGGTTGGTTTAGAACAGCTCGAGGCGCTAATAAAAAACCCTGAAACAGGAGAGTTTGCAATTGCTATAAATCTTCCAAAGATAAATGAGGTGGTAGCAAAGTttgagctgaagaagtatgTGACTTTGAAGCCAGAATTGATTCTATGGAAGCCAATGATCTTTGGTCCTTCTGGGGGAATCAACTCTGCGCCATTATCAATGACCCACAACGTCCCAGCTATCGAGCAACTGTTGAGCACATCGGGCCAACCAATAGTTCCTGTCAACAACAGCATTTCGATGATTTCAgagtttttgaaagacGATATTAATAATCCATTTTCTTATGAAGAGGAGGCgcaaaaagaaatagaGCACTTTTCCAATAATCAATTAAAGGAAGCAGGCTCCCTCCCCGAAATTGACATAAATCTGTATGTTGTATGTCATCCAGATATCATAAAAGGTATCCCAATGAAACGAACTAGTGCTTCCGAGGCTGATCAAGGTGTCAAAGAGGCGGATGAGATGGAGATCTTTGGAGATGAGGCTCCGAGCGAGGATGACGTTTCCAGGGATCCCGAATTTGACACAGGCTCCGAGGTAGCTTTGGAAGATGTCGATGACGACGAGGGAGACGATATTGAggctgatgatgatgcggacgaggaggaggccCCAATCGATGAGAGTGACAATGACTCAGAGGAGCTGGTCGAACAGCCCATTACTCCTCGTATCAATGGCTCTCATCGAGTAAGACCAACAAGGAGTCGCTCGAGGAATAATGTCATCGAAAATGATGCGAGTGCATCGGAGTCGGAGCAGACTGATAACTCGAAGAGTTTACAAAGAGAGCTCAGGAGTGGAAAAGTGAATGCCATTGGAGCAAAACCTCGAGTGAGGCTGTCGTGGAAAGCTGTCTTGGATAATCAGACACCAAGACAGAGGTCAGCAAGATTCCTCCGCAACGGTACAAAGATCCCCATGTCCCCTGAACAAACACGACGCTTAAGATCGGCAATTCAAAACGGCATGAGCAGAATAGCATCGGCTGATACAATCAGTCCTTTACGACGgtcgtcaagaagaaaataa